GACATGTTTACTTCATTAACATTTAACtaaaaaccacaatctttccctaacattaacagatgtttctttgttgcctaaacctaatgTTAATGCGGGGCTCAAGAttagaactgcaacaattagtcaattaatcaattagtggatcaacagaaaattaatcaccaactattttgatgatcggTTAATCAATTTgggtcatttttaaagaagaaatatcCACATTCTCcgattccagcctctcaaaggtgaatattttctggtttatttagtattctatgatagtaaactgaacatctgtaGGTTATAGACTGTTGGGACCAACGGTTGCGATATAGGTAGACATTTGAAGatatcaccttgggctttgggatgtttgaaaaataacttaatCACATTAACTCACTAACTGAAATTGTCTGCTCATTATTCAACAAACCTGTTTCGACACAGTACTTTTATCAGGGTATATATTTTTGTAGGTTTGACCACAGACCATGTAATGATAAAACTGTGCTCAAGTTAATTCCTCTTAGAATCCGCAATATCGCCGAGAAGAAGGTCAGTGACAAATTTCTGGTTAGTCAAATTTATctggaagacaaaacaaatgcaaatggaAAAATTAATACCCCAAACTATCTATTAtgaacatccatcacagtttacagagcGACCTAATGGTTTAACTTTGAACTACTTGCTATTTTGTGAGCACACACAGTCTCCCTGTGCAAAGAGAGAATCTTCAAACATTATGGTGCACTTGTGCTTTTACCACCAAATAAAGTGACTTTCTTGCCCCACTGGACTTAATTTAAGCAATTATCAGCATGTTCCCAGATCATAGTAATGACGCTGGACAGTACAATGTAATCATAACACCATAATATCATAATACTAATAATGACACTGTAGAAACTATGATGTAACCCgtgttgaaataaaatgtaattatccTTTAAACAACCATTATgatgtcaacattttaatgattgCTTGTAGTGTTAAAAAGCTTACATGAAAAACTTTACATACTAAAAGTTAACACATTAAAGAAAAAGCATAAGAATAGCTGTTTCTCCATTTCTGATACATCAAGAATacattacagcctcacagagctgctactGTGGTTATagatttttatctttgtttgctatgtgtgttgttttagcAGAGAGAAGACCCTGCCAGCTGCTTCTCCTAAGCTTTGGCCTTCTGTGTATTATACAAGTCGCTCTCAATATTTCCCTACGCCTCACATGTGAGTATGTATGTCAAAAACATGGTATTGTATAACTTAAAATACGCTAAGACAGTTGCATAGACCACACCTCAATATTGCAAATGCAGGGCCTCTTTGTGGTGTAATTCCACATGTTGCTGtcaaacaaaccatgaaaaatgtattttttttaaaaaaatttaactACAAAACATAACTtgagtttaacatttttaatgtttctatACTATCAGCGAACTCAAGCAAGGAATCAACTTTCTCGGACTGCAACAAAACTCATTTTGGTGACCACAACAAGGTGAAGGAGGTGCAGATTAATTGTGAGCAAATGATGACTAATAATTGCAACAAATTACAAGAAAGATTCAACGCCTTGACCAGAGACAGAGACCTGcttcaaaacagaaacagtgagcTCACCAACAAGATAAAggatgtggaggaggagagggacagACTGAGCATGAGGCTGAGAGGTGAGAAGAAATAAGGCAGTAAAGTCTTCTGACCTTTACGTCAGTTCCTCTTTCATTCTGATAAAGTATTTACGCAGAATGAGACAGATACATTcataattgttattatttagcatttttgaaCATCTTAGTTGATACTGCAAGTGGCCATTTTTCTGGTATTTTTGTACTGCACCTTCCTGTGATCTCTCTACCTATTTTCTATTGATGAAATTTGactgtttcttctttgtgtgtttgttgactTCTCATGATAACATCAATGTGCTTCTTGTGGTTTctacaaaaaaacattgcctCTGCTGCGAGAGTTAAAAGGAATCAACTCTTGgtcatcacatttatttttttaaataacctaTACAATTTAGAGCAGTAAACAGGGAGTTAGACGATTCTGTGGTCTAATCGACCCCAAACATAAATAATATCACTATGTAggataacatactgtacatttctttgTCTATGTTAACTTACTGGCAAAAAATTACTATGCATTTATTCATGCATAGTCCATATAACATAATgtataatatacaaaatatttccTTACTAGATGTAATAACACTACTTTATGgtaatttccatattttttgtTACCATCAAATGTGGAAGGTGAATTGTAGCAAAGGAAGGAATTACGACTTCAATACTTTCTATATGCTAAGTTTTAATAAGGTTTGAGAAAAAGAATTTGAggtatttaaaggaaaatattttgattttgctatttattttttatttattattattaaagataCAGCAGTGCAGTCTGTGAGACCCCAAACAATGAGGAAGTAAAgccaatgtcaacaaaacacaaggatTAATGCATCTTTGTAATTGATTGACTGTACACCGGTGGTTAATATtctgttatgtgttttatcaTCTAACGGAACAGACTtggtagaaatggaatataatattcatgagtgtgtgttaattagtgtataatcacctgaaaataaataaaaatcgttgtgtttttgttaccttagaatgagtcctttatatctacataggtaGACAgaggtcctcttccacagaggctgccAAGTTGCATCACCATGTTtcaacactggctctagaggggGCCTGTCACATTTTTCGCAAGTTTCGCGGCCACCGAAGGTTCTCATACATGCTTGGGAAGGGAtgggggtattcagtttgttgcaatctgcaatctcaccactagatgccactgaatcctacacactggtcctttacaTTAATTAATTGTAAAAGTTGGAGTCATATTTGTAGTTACAGCTTCCCATCCTAACGCCTCAGAGTCTAATCTGTGACGTGtcgttttttttattttgtcctccAGAGCTTGTCAGGACTGTGCCGATGCGCTCTCCTCAGCTTTCATGTGTGAGTATCCCAGAGGAGTTTATCTTAGCTCTGTTTGTTACTTTCTCTGCCGTAGTTTGACAGTTGCCCAGTGATTTAGTTAGATAGCTTAGTTGGCTGtagcatttttttgttttgccaagGGAATAAATCTCCTCAACTGTTTCTTCACTGTCCTGCCTCTCATTTGCACTTGTCCTCACTGAATTCTGACAGAGCTGCGTGGTTGTGTGTCTTCTCAGCAGTGTCCTGAAGGATGGAGGGAGATCAACTCCATATGTTACTTTCTCTCCAGCGAGAGTAAGACATGGAAAGAAAGCAGAAAGTACTGTCAGAATAAAAGTGCTGACTTGGTGGTGATCAACAGCGAACAGGAACAGGTCAAGCACAATCaatctgcatttgtgtgtatttgtgtgtgcttgtgtgtttgccATTCTTGATATGCTAAAGTCAAGTAACATTCTCTCAACAGAAGGAACTGTACCGTCTGGATGGGGATAATGATCTTCTGTTCTGGATTGGT
The DNA window shown above is from Thunnus maccoyii chromosome 2, fThuMac1.1, whole genome shotgun sequence and carries:
- the LOC121911456 gene encoding asialoglycoprotein receptor 1-like isoform X2, whose translation is MQDIEMPDYINERPRHEEEDRGETNQSAERRPCQLLLLSFGLLCIIQVALNISLRLTSNSSKESTFSDCNKTHFGDHNKVKEVQINCEQMMTNNCNKLQERFNALTRDRDLLQNRNSELTNKIKDVEEERDRLSMRLRELVRTVPMRSPQLSCCPEGWREINSICYFLSSESKTWKESRKYCQNKSADLVVINSEQEQKELYRLDGDNDLLFWIGLRYTAGTFKWVDGSALTKPFWQRGQPDHGGPNNREDCVEMYHSNPVLASWNDAPCGQKRRWLCERDPCTDS
- the LOC121911456 gene encoding CD209 antigen-like protein A isoform X1: MQDIEMPDYINERPRHEEEDRGETNQSAERRPCQLLLLSFGLLCIIQVALNISLRLTSNSSKESTFSDCNKTHFGDHNKVKEVQINCEQMMTNNCNKLQERFNALTRDRDLLQNRNSELTNKIKDVEEERDRLSMRLRELVRTVPMRSPQLSCQCPEGWREINSICYFLSSESKTWKESRKYCQNKSADLVVINSEQEQKELYRLDGDNDLLFWIGLRYTAGTFKWVDGSALTKPFWQRGQPDHGGPNNREDCVEMYHSNPVLASWNDAPCGQKRRWLCERDPCTDS